A window of candidate division KSB1 bacterium contains these coding sequences:
- a CDS encoding MATE family efflux transporter, whose amino-acid sequence MRRRNITLTEGNIASSLVHMVWPMLFGMLGMVVFNLADTYFIGQVGVNELAALGFSFPVVMLVTSISLGMGIGTASLISRSIGGADHLTVRRYATSALFLGIMIILVFIAAGQLTIRPLFSVLGAEGEMLELIHDYMSIWYWGMIFVIIPMMGNNIIRATGDTFTPGMIMLLSASVNIVLDPFLIFGLGPFPVLSLKGAALATVFGRAMGMVLTLYILIKRDQLLTKNLPTRRDIFRIWGKVLYIAGPAAISILITPLSIGIITRIISRYGEPAVAAFGVVTRLEMFAMLFIHALGSVMIIFVGQNWGAGQKERILQGYRIGALFSVGWGLILFIVAQVFSHEIAGVFSDDMQVVDITAQYLGIVSFSYMFIGFLVLGISVFNGVNKPLPATGLTALRMVGLYVPTSVLAAWFWDIKGIFWAAFTANILTGILAYILVRAFLKRNTAS is encoded by the coding sequence ATGAGACGCAGAAACATAACATTAACCGAGGGCAATATTGCATCCAGTCTGGTGCACATGGTCTGGCCCATGCTTTTCGGTATGCTGGGCATGGTGGTGTTTAATCTGGCGGATACTTATTTCATCGGGCAAGTGGGTGTGAATGAACTCGCTGCGCTGGGATTTTCTTTTCCGGTGGTTATGCTGGTCACCAGTATTTCACTGGGAATGGGTATTGGCACGGCATCCCTGATTTCGCGCAGTATCGGCGGGGCTGATCATCTCACTGTCCGACGTTATGCCACCTCAGCGCTGTTCCTCGGAATTATGATCATTTTGGTATTCATTGCAGCCGGACAATTAACCATCCGTCCGCTGTTCTCAGTTCTCGGGGCAGAAGGTGAGATGCTCGAATTAATCCATGATTATATGAGTATCTGGTACTGGGGAATGATATTTGTCATTATTCCCATGATGGGCAACAATATCATCAGGGCCACCGGAGATACATTTACGCCGGGTATGATCATGCTTCTATCAGCGAGTGTGAATATTGTGCTTGATCCGTTTTTGATTTTCGGCCTGGGACCGTTTCCGGTACTGTCGCTGAAAGGTGCGGCATTGGCAACGGTATTCGGACGCGCAATGGGTATGGTGTTGACATTGTACATTCTGATAAAACGTGATCAATTACTCACTAAAAATCTTCCAACCCGACGCGATATCTTTCGAATTTGGGGAAAGGTTCTGTACATAGCCGGCCCTGCCGCGATCAGCATCTTGATTACACCGCTGTCCATCGGCATTATTACGCGCATTATTTCCCGTTACGGCGAACCCGCCGTTGCTGCATTCGGTGTGGTTACTCGCCTCGAAATGTTTGCCATGCTGTTTATCCATGCGCTGGGCTCGGTGATGATCATTTTTGTCGGACAAAATTGGGGGGCGGGACAAAAAGAACGCATTCTGCAGGGGTACCGGATCGGCGCCCTGTTTTCCGTGGGGTGGGGATTGATCCTGTTTATAGTTGCTCAGGTATTCTCGCACGAAATCGCCGGTGTGTTCAGCGACGATATGCAGGTTGTTGATATTACCGCCCAATACCTGGGGATTGTCTCCTTCAGCTATATGTTTATCGGCTTTCTGGTTCTCGGAATTTCTGTCTTTAACGGCGTCAACAAACCACTTCCGGCCACAGGCCTGACCGCATTGCGCATGGTCGGACTTTATGTGCCTACGTCTGTTCTCGCTGCCTGGTTTTGGGATATCAAAGGGATATTCTGGGCAGCGTTCACGGCAAATATTTTGACCGGTATTCTGGCCTATATTCTGGTTAGGGCATTTCTGAAGCGGAACACCGCAAGCTGA
- a CDS encoding DoxX family protein: MNPQTPPFRLKLAITLLNIAIGWHFLYEGLVKLIDPAWSAAGYLMNSNGFLSGFFQWMAGSDLLLTAVDFINIAGLVIIGLFIMLGLFTRYAAIAGALLIGFYYLAQPPWTATKVSYASEGHYLLVDKNLVEIIALIVIANLPQSWYYGLQRLIKIRLPKKNRIKAPDDINHNLDGHALNRRRLVKNLVSLPFVGALAFAFIKNHGWESFEETQLNNKLNLSDARTGATVQVNDPVDLSKLKKPVSKGNIGDLQISRLICGGNLISGFAHSRDLIYVSSLLKTYFTEKKVLDTWWICEQCGINSIDMRTAPPEINLIHTFGNRAATCSGSRAFIPRKNISRKISIWRWTTALLQH, encoded by the coding sequence ATGAATCCGCAAACACCTCCCTTTCGCCTGAAACTCGCCATCACATTGTTAAATATTGCTATAGGCTGGCATTTCCTCTACGAAGGTTTGGTCAAACTCATTGATCCGGCCTGGTCTGCAGCCGGATATTTAATGAATTCAAACGGTTTTTTATCGGGCTTTTTTCAATGGATGGCAGGTTCAGATCTGCTGCTGACAGCGGTTGATTTTATCAATATTGCCGGACTCGTCATCATCGGTTTGTTTATTATGCTCGGTTTGTTTACCCGATATGCGGCGATAGCCGGAGCATTGCTGATCGGTTTTTACTATCTGGCGCAACCGCCCTGGACCGCAACCAAAGTAAGTTATGCCAGTGAGGGGCATTATCTGCTGGTGGATAAAAATCTGGTGGAAATCATCGCTCTCATCGTTATTGCCAATTTACCGCAATCGTGGTATTACGGACTGCAAAGGCTGATTAAGATCAGACTGCCGAAAAAAAACCGGATCAAAGCGCCGGACGACATCAATCACAACCTGGACGGTCATGCACTAAACCGCCGCAGACTGGTCAAGAATCTGGTTTCCTTGCCGTTTGTCGGCGCCCTGGCATTTGCATTCATCAAGAATCACGGCTGGGAAAGCTTTGAAGAGACACAACTCAACAACAAACTGAACCTGAGCGATGCCAGAACCGGAGCTACGGTTCAAGTCAATGATCCGGTCGATCTGTCCAAACTGAAAAAACCGGTTTCCAAAGGTAATATCGGTGATCTGCAAATCAGCCGTCTGATCTGCGGCGGCAACCTGATCAGCGGGTTTGCCCACAGCCGTGATCTGATTTATGTATCCTCCCTGCTGAAAACCTATTTCACAGAGAAAAAGGTACTGGATACCTGGTGGATTTGTGAGCAATGCGGCATCAACTCGATTGATATGCGTACGGCGCCGCCTGAAATCAATTTGATTCATACTTTTGGAAACAGGGCGGCAACATGCAGTGGATCGCGCGCGTTTATCCCCAGGAAAAACATTTCAAGGAAAATATCGATATGGCGTTGGACAACGGCGCTTCTGCAGCATTGA
- a CDS encoding sugar-binding protein — MKFYYFILCFAVLFSAASANPLQTLVQDDTVYAREAETPPVMDGFGSDACWDHAAWQTIDQVWIPWGGSLPAEDFTGRYKVSWSSDTDSVYFLVEIVDDALVKGYSYPDGGWPDWDVVEIFCDEDNSDGDHTHDNNAFAYHITAGNNSVAYEVIDLQQGWDPVDFTHHLRCVIKEQDTLYTWEIAMAVFNESYDVNNASNPTEELFIGKVSGLSLAYCDNDGINEEPKSRDNFIGSVYVPQHKYNDHWQNASDFGTVKFVETDFVSIVRQESMTPDDFTLNPNVPNPFNPITRITYSLASTGYVSLVVYNMQGQKIRTLVDQTLPAGHYSATWNGLMDSGVQAPSGGYLYRLQNNSQCHQRKMMLTR; from the coding sequence ATGAAATTCTACTATTTTATTTTATGTTTTGCTGTGCTGTTCAGTGCTGCGTCCGCAAATCCGCTGCAGACGCTGGTACAGGACGATACTGTTTATGCGCGTGAAGCCGAAACACCGCCGGTAATGGATGGATTCGGATCGGATGCCTGCTGGGATCATGCCGCGTGGCAGACCATCGATCAGGTCTGGATTCCCTGGGGCGGCAGTCTGCCTGCTGAAGATTTTACAGGGCGGTATAAAGTGAGCTGGTCATCAGACACTGATTCGGTTTATTTTCTGGTCGAGATCGTTGACGATGCATTGGTCAAAGGCTACAGTTACCCGGATGGCGGCTGGCCGGACTGGGATGTGGTCGAGATTTTCTGCGATGAAGATAATTCGGATGGGGATCATACACATGATAATAATGCATTCGCCTATCATATTACAGCTGGCAATAATTCGGTTGCTTATGAGGTCATTGACCTGCAGCAGGGATGGGACCCCGTGGACTTTACTCACCATCTGCGCTGTGTCATCAAAGAGCAGGACACACTTTACACCTGGGAAATTGCCATGGCTGTGTTCAACGAATCCTATGATGTGAACAATGCAAGCAATCCGACGGAAGAACTCTTTATCGGCAAAGTCAGCGGCCTGTCATTGGCTTACTGCGATAATGACGGAATAAATGAGGAGCCGAAATCACGCGATAATTTCATCGGATCAGTCTATGTACCGCAGCACAAATATAACGACCACTGGCAGAATGCCTCGGATTTTGGTACAGTAAAATTTGTAGAGACGGATTTTGTTTCCATTGTCCGCCAGGAATCAATGACGCCGGATGATTTTACTCTGAATCCCAATGTTCCCAATCCATTCAATCCGATCACGCGAATTACTTATTCTCTTGCCTCTACAGGATATGTAAGCCTTGTGGTGTATAATATGCAGGGACAGAAAATCCGTACCTTGGTTGATCAGACTCTGCCGGCCGGTCATTATAGCGCCACATGGAATGGCCTGATGGATTCTGGCGTTCAAGCGCCTTCAGGGGGTTATCTCTATCGTCTACAGAACAACTCACAATGTCATCAGCGCAAAATGATGCTGACTCGCTGA